The following are encoded in a window of Synergistaceae bacterium genomic DNA:
- the rplQ gene encoding 50S ribosomal protein L17 yields MRHRMDSRTLGRYGSHRMAMLSNMAACLFLEESITTTHIRAKELSRFAERLITRAKGGTVHDRRLVRKKMHHKEAAIKLFEDIAKRYENRPGGYTRIVKIGPRVGDSSEMAVISLVD; encoded by the coding sequence ATGAGACACCGTATGGACAGCCGAACCCTTGGCCGTTACGGCAGCCATAGAATGGCCATGTTGTCGAACATGGCGGCATGCCTGTTCCTCGAGGAGAGCATCACCACCACCCACATCCGGGCCAAGGAGCTCAGCAGGTTCGCCGAGCGCCTCATCACGAGGGCCAAGGGCGGCACGGTCCACGACCGTAGGTTGGTGCGCAAGAAGATGCACCACAAGGAGGCCGCCATAAAACTTTTCGAGGACATCGCGAAAAGGTACGAGAACAGGCCGGGCGGCTACACCCGAATAGTCAAGATCGGCCCCCGCGTTGGAGACAGCTCGGAGATGGCCGTCATATCGCTGGTGGATTGA